The Gordonia terrae genome contains the following window.
GAGCTTGCCGTCGCTCGGACCGATTCCGACCTCGTGCATGCGCGTGATGATCTTGGCGCTTTCCTCGAATCCGATGACCGCGATGCCGTCCGGGTCGAAGTTCTTCACTTGATCGACCTCGGCGTTGAACGACTGTGCGTTCGGGTCGTAGATGATCTTCTGGATCTGGTCGGCCGGGACGCCGGCCGCCTCGAGATCCCGAACGGTGTTGTCGGCCAGTCCCGTTCCGTACGGATCGTTGAGCGCGAGGATCGACACGCGCTGCACCCCGTCCTCGGCCATGGTCTGCGAGAGCGCCTGCGCCTGGAGGACATCGGCGGGTGCGGTGCGGAAGTACTGACCCTTGTCCTGGTAACAGGTGAACTCGTCGGAGGTGTTCGCCGGCGAGAACATGACCGCGCCCGCGTTTGCGACCTTGTCGATGACCTTCAGCGACACCGAGGACGACGCGGCGCCGATGATGACCTGGGTGCCGGCACTGAGTTCGCGGTCCACGGTGGCGTTGGCGGTGTCGGTGGTGGTATCCCCCGAGTCACCGGTGACGAGCTCGACCGGCTGGTCGAGGACCCCGCCCGCGGCGTTGATGTCCTTGACCGCGAGGTTCACACCCGCTTCCATGGGCGGCCCCAGGAAGGCCAGCGATCCGGTCGCCGGGAGCAGGGTGCCGATCTTCAGCGCGGCGGTGCTGGCCGGGCCTGGGGTGGCCTTCGGCGGGTTGCACGCCAGCTTCTGCGCGAGGCCAAGACCCGGAGGTGCGGGCGTGGACTCCACTGCGGCGCTCGACGACGCCTCGGAACCTCCGTCAGAACCCGAATCAGAGCTGCTGCAGCCGGCGACCACCAGCGCTGCCGCCGCGGTCACGACCACTGCCCCGCTCCTCAAAAAGCGTAAGGACATCGATGCTCTCCTTGCGTCTGGCCTGCGCGTTCGGCGTTCGGCCTGTGCGTTCGGCATTTGTGACGAGGACGGCACCTCTGAGTACAGCGGACCGCGCCTCGCTGGAGAAAAGCTAGCGCGATCTTGTTGCGGCTGCGTAAAGACAGTGAAACTGGCTTGCGCACAGACGCATTGCGTCGGCGAGGCGCTCGTGGTCAGTCGCTCCCGAGGGTCTCCACGACAACCTGCGCAACGGCTTTCATCGTGGTCCTGCGGTCCATCGCCGCGCGCTGGATCCATTTGAACGCGTCGGGCTCGGAGAGGGCCTGCTTCTTCATCAGCAACCCCTTCGCCCGCTCCACGAGCTTGCGGGTCTCCAGCCGCTCGTTCATGGTCGCGACCTCGCGCTCGAGCTGTTTGAGCTCCTGGTAACGGCTCACCGCCACCTCGATGGCCGGGACCAGGTCGGCCTTCGTGAACGGTTTGACCAGGTAGGCCATCGCGCCTGCGTCACGCGCCTTGTCGATGAAGTCCCGCTGACTGAACGCGGTCAGCATGACAACCGGCGCGAGACGCTTCTCGGCGATCTCGGTTGCCGCATCGATGCCGTCACGAACGGGCATCTTGATGTCCATGATGACGAGGTCGGGCGACAGCGACTCGGTCAGTTCCACCGCGACCTGCCCGTTCGGCGCTTCCCCGACGACGTCGTACCCCTCTTCGCGGAGCATCTCGATCAGGTCCATCCGGATCAAGGAATCGTCCTCGGCCACCAGAACCCGATGCGTTGTCGTGGTCTCACCGGCTGCTGTCGTCGCACTGTCGGTCACCGTCACCATCCCCTCCTTCACGTCGCTCACGCCGCGTCCGTGTGCACGCAGAGTACCGGTTGGCAGGCCGCTCGGCCGATCATCTAGAGTTGGACTCCGGCGCGGGGCGACCCGTGTACTGGCCCCCGTAGCCCAATTGGCAGAGGCAACGGATTCAAAACCCGTCCAGTGTCAGTTCGAGTCTGACCGGGGGCACGTAAAAAACCTGCTTGCAGGGTGGTTTGTTCTCTGTTGGCCGTGTCATGCACGTATGACGCATGGCAATTGCATGACAATTGGCCCCCCGCACCTAGTTTCTACCCCGTCGGTCGCCACAGGTCCTGAGCGATCGCGACGATGTGCCACCCGGCCAGCGTGGCGGACGGCATGCGGCACGTGATCCTCGAGGAGTTCACCTCCGACAACGTCACCGCCCTCCGAGTGGAGGTCACCTACACGATGCAGAACGGTGAGCAATTCACCCTCCCGGCGGTCACCCGCACCAAGGTCGAGAACGGTGCGATCACGGAATACCTCATCTTCATGGATGTCAGCCCGGTGGTTGCCGCGACGTCGGGCTAGGGCATCCATCGAGGTTGAGCCGAGTGCCATCCCGCGCATCCCATTCGCGACTTCTCAACGACGAGAGAGTTTTCCTTTGCGACGCACTGTCAGTTCCAGATTGTCCGGTGGTTCCGCGCTGTGCGCGTCTCTGTGCGCTTCAGCGCTTCTAGCGGTTGTCGCCAGTGGCTGCTCGAGTTCGGACCCGACGCCGTCGGCTCAACCCGCCGACAAACCGAACATCCTCATGGTCTTGCTCGACGACCTCGGTTACACCGACCTCGGTCCCTACGGTGGTGATGCAGCGACCCCCAACATCGACTCGCTCGCCCAAGAATCGCTGCAGTTCACGAACTTCCACGCCTACCCGGTCTGCGCGCCCACCCGGGCCGCATTGATGACCGGCCAGGACCCCCACCGGGTCGGGCTGGGTTCGATGGAGGGGTTCACCGCGCCCGGCGTACCGACGACGACTCCGGGATACCAGGGAACACTGGAAGGCGAGTACACCGGTGTGGCCGAGGTCCTCGCAGGAACCGACTACTCGACCTTCCAGGTCGGCAAGTGGCACCTCGGCGAGGAGCCCGGGCAGACTCCTCGCGACCTCGGTTTCGAGCAGAACTTCACCATGTACGACGGGGCCGCTTCGCACTACGCCGACAAGTTGCGGCACGCTCCTCGCGACATACCACCGGTGGACACGGTTGTCTATGAACGCAACGGAGCGCCCATCGAAGAGTTGCCCGACGACTTCTACTCCACCCACGCGTACACCGATGAGATGCTGCGCATGATCGACCAGAACGAGGAGACGGACAAGCCGTTCTTCGGATATCTTGCCTACACCGCGGTCCACGATCCCCTCCACGTGCCCGACGAGGCGCTGATCCAGAAGTACCTCGACGAGTATCTGGACGACAACGACTTCCGAGCGATGCGCACCGAACGCATCAACCGACTCGCCGAACGGGGCCTCATCAACAAGAACGTCGCCACGCGTTGGCCGGTTCAGACACCCGAATGGGACAGTCTAAATCAAGGGCAACGCCGCGACCTCGCCTATCGAATGGCCGTGTACGCAGCCATGATCGACGACGTCGATCAGCAGATCGGACGTCTGACGGATCGTCTGCGCGAGACCGGGGAATACGACAACACCCTGATCGTCCTGACCAGCGACAACGGCGCCGCCAGCGCGTCGCGAACCGTCTACACCGCCAAACCGGGTGCCGCAGAATGGCAGGACGAGCACTATCAGCGCACCGGCGACGTCGAATCCTACGGTGCGCCAGGGTCGTACCCGACTCTCGGACTACCGAACGCACAAGTGTCATCGGGTCCGTATTTCCATTCCAAGACAACCGTTTTCGAAGGCGGTACGCGCGTGCCGACCCTCGTGAAGACACCAGGTGACAGTGGTTCGTCATCGGGTCCCCGCGTGATCGACACCTACACGCACGTGGTGGATCTGTACCCGACCTTCACCGAATACGCGGGCACGGAAACGGTTGCCGGTGAGCCGCTTCTCGGCGACTCGGCCAAGCCCCTGCTAGACGGGACGTCGGACAGTGTCGGCACCGACGAGTTCGGTATGGAGCTCTTCGGGCATCGCGTCTTCCGCGAAGGCGACTGGAAGCTCGTCTACGCACCAGCGGTGGCCGGCGGGACAGGTCGTAACGCGCTCTACGACCTCGCTGCCGACCCCGGTGAGACCGCCGACGTGTCGACCCAGAACCCAGAGGTCGTCCAACGACTCTCGACCAAGTGGGATCAGTACGCGCGCGACAACGGTGTTGTCCCAGCGCCGTTCGAGGCAGTCGAGGCGGCGGCACCCCGGGTCGCATCCCTGATGTACTCCATCGACTGGACGAACTAGGGCGCGCGGTATGAGCGGTGACAACGACACGCCCCCATGCTGTGCACCGTCCTCGGCCCCTTCCGGCCGGGGACGGTCGTCGGCGGTCGCCGCGCCGTCGAAGAGCGCACCGCGACAAGAGCGCTCACGGATACCTCTCCTCGACATCAGAGCGGGCCGCTTCGCCATGGGTGACCACTTCGCGGAGGGATACCCTCAGGACGGCGAGGGGCCGGTCCACGAAGTCGACCTGCCCGCTTTCCGCCTCGCGGCGACGCCCGTGACGAACGCCCAGTTTGCAACCTTCGTCAAGGAGACCGGTCACGTCACCACCGCCGAGCAGTTCGGGGTGTCCGCCGTGTTCCACCTCGCGTTCGCCGGCGACAGCTCGGCGATTCTCCACCGGCTGGAGCAGACCCCCTGGTGGCTCGCGGTAAAAGGCGCCGACTGGAAACACCCGCATGGACCCGGCACGAACATCTCCGACCGACAGAATCACCCCGTCGTGCACGTGTCATGGGCCGATGCGACGGCCTACTGCGACTGGGCGGGCACCCGCCTACCGACCGAGGCCGAGTGGGAGTACGCGGCACGCGGCGGCACGGACGGGCGTCGGTACCCGTGGGGAGATGAGCTCACGCCCCACGGTCAGTGGAGATGCAACATCTGGCAGGGCAGCTTCCCCGTCGAGAACACCGAGGACGACGGCCACCTCACCACCGCGCCGGTCAAGAGCTACCGCTCGAACGGATTCGGCCTCTACCAGATGGCCGGCAACGTCTGGGAGTGGTGCCAGGACTGGTTCGACAACACGTACTACGAACGCTCACAAAGAGTGTCACCAACCGGCCCCACCGATGGTGAGCGTCGGGTCATGCGCGGCGGCTCATACCTCTGCCACGACTCGTACTGCAACCGCTATCGGATCTCCGCACGGTCGTCGAACACTCCCGAGTCGACGGCCGCGAACATCGGTTTCCGGTGTGCACGGTCAGCCCTCTAGTCGCGCTTACGAACCACTTGGTACTTGGGCTGCGCGTGTGAGCCTTCAGCGATTGTGGGTACACCCGTGCCGTCGGCGGAGGTCAATGCGCTTCCCCACCCCATGAAGCTGCTTCCCCACCCCACGAAGCTCTTGTAGGTGCCCATAGTCGTCCTCGCCTGCGCGCCAGGGCGGCGCGCGAACGCTGCGAGCGCTTGCCGAGACGAGGGCGCTTCAGACAGGGCCTCGTACCCCATCGTCCCGCAACAGCCGGGATGAATAGACCATTGGTACCATTATTCACTCATATGTGGATCTTTCGGCAATTGGGGCGCTAGCGTCGCTGACCAGTGATCGGCGTCACTTCCAGACCCACCAGGTGACGCCCGCCCCAGGCCACCGATCCAGGAGAAGAATCGTGACGACCAAAGAACCAACGCACGACGCGCCGCCGGAAACGGGTTCCACCGACGAACCCGGCCGCGCGCGCATCCTCGGCCTGCCCTGGCCGTGGTACGCCGCACTGGCGGTGATCGGGCTCGCGGCCGTCTACACGGGAACGCTGCCGGACAACATCTTCGGCGGTCTCGCGATCAGCATGATCATCGGGTGTGGGCTGTTCGCCATCGGTGATCGCACGCCGGCACTCTCGGCCATCGGCGGTGGACCGCTCCTCTGTGTCTTCGGTCCCGCGCTGGCGGTGTACTTCGGTCTCGTACCCGACAGCTTCTCGACGATCATCAAGGACTGGTTCAGTGGCTACGGGTTCGTCGAGATCCTCGTGGCGTCCATCATCGCGGGCAGCATCCTCGGCATGGACCGCCGGTTCCTCATCAAGGCCGGCGGCCGCTTCTGCGCCGTCATCGTCATCGCGTTCGCAGTCGTCGTCGCCATCATCGGCGGAATCGCGGCCGCCACCGGATTCGGGTTCCGCACCGCGATTTTGGAGGTCACCACGCCCATCATGGCTGGCGGCATCTCCGGAGGCGCGATCCCGCTCTCCCAGATGTACGCCGACGCCATGGGCGGTAGCGCCGAGCACTACATGTCGACGATCGTCCCGCCGATCATCTGCGCCAATCTCCTGTGCATCTGCCTGGCCTCGATGTACGCCGCGCTGACCCGGCGCCGCACCCAGCTCTTCGTCGGATTCAACGGGCACGGACAGATGCTGCGCATCCGGGCGACCAAGGAAGAGGTCGCGGCCGTCACCCGCAAACGCCCGATGACGGTCAGCACCCTGGGCACCGGCCTGTTGTTCACCGGTGCGATCTATCTGACCGGGGCGATGCTCGAGGCGGCCGTTCCGTCCATCCATCTGTACGCCTGGGTGATCGTGCTGACCGCGGCGCTCAAGCTCAGCAGCATCGTGCCCGCGGAGGTCGAGGAGAGCACGACCCAGTGGTATGAGTTCGTCGTCAAGCTGTGGGTTCCGGCCGCCCTCGTCGGCATCGGTGTCTCGTTGATCGACATCGACAAGATCGCCGAACTGGCCTCGCGACCGTCGTTCCTCGCCTTCACCGTCGCCACCGTGCTGGTCACGGCCGTCGTCGCCGGGACCGTGGGCTGGCTCCTCAAGCTGTACTTCGTCGAATCGTCGATCACCGCGGGTCTGTGCATGACCGACCTCGGTGGTTCCGGCGACATCGCGACTCTCGGAACGACCCGCCGTATGCATCTGCTGCCGTTCGCCCAGATCACCTCGCGCCTCGGCGGCGGAATGGTGCTCCTCGCGGCGTCGGGCTTCCTCGCCTTCTTCTACGGATGACACGCCGATTCAACTCGGATCACCCCAGACCACCCCAGGAAAAGGAAACGAACGAACACATGTGCAAGACACTGGCCGACAAGGTGTGGGATGCGCACGTCGTGCGGCGACGCGCGGGTGAACCCGACCTGCTCTACATCGACATGCACCTCCTCCACGAGGTCAACACCCCGCAGGCGTTCGACGGCCTCCGGGCCGCGGGCCGCACCGTGCGTCGTCCCGATCTGACCCTGGGCACCGAGGACCACAACACCCCCACCGTGGCGGTCGACAAGGAGATCGTCGATCCGGCTGCGCGCGAGCAAGTCTCGCTCATGCGCAAGAACTGCGCGGAGTTCGGGATCGAGCTCTACCGGCTCGGTGAGGACCATCAGGGCATCGTCCACGTCATCGGGCCGGAGCTCGGCCTGTCGCATCCGGGTTCGACGATCGTCTGCTGCGATTCGCACACCGCGACCCAGGGCGCGTTCGGTGCGTTGGCCTTCGGCATCGGCACCAGTCAGGTCGAACATGCCCTGGCGACCCAGACGCTGCCGATGAACCCGCTCAAGAACATGTCCGTCACCGTCGACGGATCGCTACCCCCGGGCGTGACCGCGAAAGACGTGATCCTGGCGATCATCTCGAAGGTCGGCACCGCGGGCGGCCAGGGCCACATCATCGAGTACCGGGGTCAGGCCATCCGGGAGATGTCGATGGAAGGCCGGATGACGGTGTGCAACATGTCCGT
Protein-coding sequences here:
- a CDS encoding ABC transporter substrate-binding protein produces the protein MSLRFLRSGAVVVTAAAALVVAGCSSSDSGSDGGSEASSSAAVESTPAPPGLGLAQKLACNPPKATPGPASTAALKIGTLLPATGSLAFLGPPMEAGVNLAVKDINAAGGVLDQPVELVTGDSGDTTTDTANATVDRELSAGTQVIIGAASSSVSLKVIDKVANAGAVMFSPANTSDEFTCYQDKGQYFRTAPADVLQAQALSQTMAEDGVQRVSILALNDPYGTGLADNTVRDLEAAGVPADQIQKIIYDPNAQSFNAEVDQVKNFDPDGIAVIGFEESAKIITRMHEVGIGPSDGKLVYGVDGNMGNALGESVGPGLLKGMKGTTPLTQTSGEFQAALKELDSELIDFNYSGESYDAAVLSALAATAAKSTDGRTIAANIIGVTNGDENCDSYQACLELLNGGKTIAYVGKTGNLAFNAAGEPSVGSYGVLEFDDNNALLTPTRKYVSVAAQ
- a CDS encoding ANTAR domain-containing response regulator, whose protein sequence is MVTVTDSATTAAGETTTTHRVLVAEDDSLIRMDLIEMLREEGYDVVGEAPNGQVAVELTESLSPDLVIMDIKMPVRDGIDAATEIAEKRLAPVVMLTAFSQRDFIDKARDAGAMAYLVKPFTKADLVPAIEVAVSRYQELKQLEREVATMNERLETRKLVERAKGLLMKKQALSEPDAFKWIQRAAMDRRTTMKAVAQVVVETLGSD
- a CDS encoding sulfatase-like hydrolase/transferase; translation: MVLLDDLGYTDLGPYGGDAATPNIDSLAQESLQFTNFHAYPVCAPTRAALMTGQDPHRVGLGSMEGFTAPGVPTTTPGYQGTLEGEYTGVAEVLAGTDYSTFQVGKWHLGEEPGQTPRDLGFEQNFTMYDGAASHYADKLRHAPRDIPPVDTVVYERNGAPIEELPDDFYSTHAYTDEMLRMIDQNEETDKPFFGYLAYTAVHDPLHVPDEALIQKYLDEYLDDNDFRAMRTERINRLAERGLINKNVATRWPVQTPEWDSLNQGQRRDLAYRMAVYAAMIDDVDQQIGRLTDRLRETGEYDNTLIVLTSDNGAASASRTVYTAKPGAAEWQDEHYQRTGDVESYGAPGSYPTLGLPNAQVSSGPYFHSKTTVFEGGTRVPTLVKTPGDSGSSSGPRVIDTYTHVVDLYPTFTEYAGTETVAGEPLLGDSAKPLLDGTSDSVGTDEFGMELFGHRVFREGDWKLVYAPAVAGGTGRNALYDLAADPGETADVSTQNPEVVQRLSTKWDQYARDNGVVPAPFEAVEAAAPRVASLMYSIDWTN
- a CDS encoding formylglycine-generating enzyme family protein → MRAGRFAMGDHFAEGYPQDGEGPVHEVDLPAFRLAATPVTNAQFATFVKETGHVTTAEQFGVSAVFHLAFAGDSSAILHRLEQTPWWLAVKGADWKHPHGPGTNISDRQNHPVVHVSWADATAYCDWAGTRLPTEAEWEYAARGGTDGRRYPWGDELTPHGQWRCNIWQGSFPVENTEDDGHLTTAPVKSYRSNGFGLYQMAGNVWEWCQDWFDNTYYERSQRVSPTGPTDGERRVMRGGSYLCHDSYCNRYRISARSSNTPESTAANIGFRCARSAL
- a CDS encoding 2-hydroxycarboxylate transporter family protein: MTTKEPTHDAPPETGSTDEPGRARILGLPWPWYAALAVIGLAAVYTGTLPDNIFGGLAISMIIGCGLFAIGDRTPALSAIGGGPLLCVFGPALAVYFGLVPDSFSTIIKDWFSGYGFVEILVASIIAGSILGMDRRFLIKAGGRFCAVIVIAFAVVVAIIGGIAAATGFGFRTAILEVTTPIMAGGISGGAIPLSQMYADAMGGSAEHYMSTIVPPIICANLLCICLASMYAALTRRRTQLFVGFNGHGQMLRIRATKEEVAAVTRKRPMTVSTLGTGLLFTGAIYLTGAMLEAAVPSIHLYAWVIVLTAALKLSSIVPAEVEESTTQWYEFVVKLWVPAALVGIGVSLIDIDKIAELASRPSFLAFTVATVLVTAVVAGTVGWLLKLYFVESSITAGLCMTDLGGSGDIATLGTTRRMHLLPFAQITSRLGGGMVLLAASGFLAFFYG